A single genomic interval of Rosistilla ulvae harbors:
- the rpsI gene encoding 30S ribosomal protein S9, which produces MVAVKKDKINGDALGTGRRKSSIARVRVRAGSGKVTINRKPLEAYFVNDQDREAIVQTLDACSAREAVDVLVRVHGGGTTGQAGAVRMGLARALVSFNEEHFHTLRDGDFLTRDSRMKERKKPGLRGARRGVQFSKR; this is translated from the coding sequence ATGGTTGCAGTAAAGAAAGACAAGATCAACGGCGATGCACTTGGAACAGGTCGCCGCAAATCCTCGATCGCCCGCGTACGTGTACGTGCTGGCAGCGGCAAGGTAACGATCAATCGCAAACCGCTCGAAGCTTATTTCGTGAACGATCAAGATCGTGAAGCGATCGTCCAAACCCTCGACGCCTGCTCGGCGCGAGAGGCGGTCGATGTCTTGGTTCGCGTTCATGGTGGCGGAACGACCGGACAAGCTGGCGCAGTTCGCATGGGCTTGGCCCGTGCTTTGGTCAGCTTCAACGAAGAGCATTTCCACACGCTCCGCGATGGCGACTTCCTGACGCGAGATTCGCGTATGAAGGAACGTAAGAAGCCAGGTCTGCGTGGTGCTCGTCGTGGCGTTCAGTTCTCGAAGCGTTAA